A region of the Roseiflexus sp. RS-1 genome:
CTTTCTCAGTAAAGAACGTTGATGCAGGACGAGGGAGGACTCCAATGACCACGCGACAGGCGCTGGCGCAGGAGATCGCCGATGCGCAACGGACGATCAGTGCATTGACCGAGGAGATCGCTGCGACCCGCAGTTACATCGCTGCCAATGAGCAGGCGCTCCAGAATCAACCCTCATCGTTGCGCGCAATCACCGAAGAGGGGCTGGCGAAAGCGCGCGCCAGCCTGGCGCGCAAAGAGGCGGAACTTCAGATTGCGCAGCAAACGCTGGCGAATGCGCAGCGCACGCTGGCGAAGGTTGAGGAGATTGGGCGCAAACAGGAGGAGATCCGCAAACTCGAGCAGGATCAGGCGACGATTAATGCCCTGCTCGAACGTGCCCGCAGTGAACTCGCGCGCCTCGAAACCGAACTTCTGACGATGACCGGTCCGGTTTCCGTGCCGCCGTTTGCGCTGGTGCTGAACGATGGGCGAACCGTGGCGCTGCCGACCGATCGCGCCGAGATGCTGATCGGGTGTCAGGACCCGGCGGATCATATCTTCCCCGATATCGATCTGTCACCCTTCGATGCGCGATCCAGCGGTGTCAGCCGGCGGCATGCGCTGCTGCGCTATGCCAGCGGTCAGTGGACGATCACCGACCTGGGCAGCGCCAATGGAACGTTCGTGAACGATGCGGCGCTCACGCCACAGACGCCGGTTGCGCTGCCTGATGGCGCAGTTGTGCGTTTGGGCGCATTTGTTGTAACCTTCCGCTCGAGGGCGCAGAGTAAGACGGTGCGTTTGTAATGGCGACACTTCCCCTGCCTGCACTGGTTGGTCTGGAACTTGCGCAACAGGCGTTGCTGCTGCTGGCAGTCGAGCCGCGCCTGCGGGGGATGGCAGTGGGTGCGCCTGCAGGCGCAGGGAAGAGCAGCCTGGCGCGTGGCATGCGTGATCTGCTTTGCTCTGATGACCGGTCGGTTCCATTTGTGGAATTGCCGCTCGGCATCGACGAAGCCGGTCTGCTGGGGGGACTGGATATCGAAGCGACGCTGCGCGTCGGGCGGCGGGTCGCACGGGCAGGGGCGCTGGCGCGCGCCGATGGCGGCATCCTCTATGCCGATCAGGTCAATCTGCTGCCTGATGCGATCATCAATCCGCTGATCGCCGCAATCGATACGGGCGAAGTGCGTCTGGAGCGCGAGGGTCTCAGCATCCGGTCTCCCGCGCGTTTCGTCTTTATCGGATCCTACGATCCGGCTGAGGGTCTGCCACGTCGCCATCTGCTCGACCGGCTCGGTCTGCTGCTGGTGTTGCCGCGCACGATGAACGAGCAGGCGCGCGCCGAAATTGTGCGGCGCAACATGAGTCGCGCACCCGCGCAGGCTTCTGATGCGTACACCGATGAACTCGATCTGTTGCGCGGGCTGGTGCTGGCGGCGCGTGAGCAACTGCCGCAGGTGCAGATCGCAGACGAGCAGATCGAACAGTTGCTGGCGATGGCAACGCTCTGTGGCGTTGAAGGGCATCGCGCCGATACGTTTGCCGTCTATGCCGCCTGTGCCACAGCCGCGCTTGGTCTGCGCGACCGGGTCGAGCAGGAAGACCTGGAGCTGGCAGTTCGGTTGGTGATTCTACCGCGCGCGACCCGTCTTCCCCCTCCGCCGGATCAACCGCCCGATCAGGCGCCGCCTCCGCCTCCCCCCGATGCCGAAAACGACACGTCTGACGCACCGCCTGAACCGCCCTCGGACGAAGAGTTGACCATTCCGCCCGAACAGGTGCTCAGTGCGCTGGCTGCCGAATTGCCGGTGGAACTGGAGCAACTGCCGTTCCGCGCGTTGCGGCGCGGCAAGACCGGTTCGCGTGGAACGGTTGCAGGGAAGCGCGGACGGCATATTCGGAGCATCCCCGGAGATCCGCGACGCGGCAGGATCGATGTATCCGCCACCCTGCGAGTTGCTGCGCCATTCCAGCCGCTCCGTCGTTCGCAGGCTGGCGCGGATGCTCAATCATCGCGGGTGTTGCTGCGCGCCGATGATCTGCGGATCAAACAGTACCGGAGCAAGGCTGGCGCGCTGTTCCTTTTCGCGGTGGACGCCAGCGGCAGTATGGCGTTGCACCGCATGCGTCAGGCGAAAGGCGCAGTTCACGCCCTGCTTCAGAAGGCGTATGTCCACCGTGATCGGGTGGCGTTGCTGGCATTTCGCGGGCAAAGCGCCGAACTCCTCCTGCCGCCGTCGCAGAGTGTCGAGCTTGCGCGACGCGCACTCGATCTGCTTCCGACCGGCGGCGGCACACCGCTGGCAGCCGCGCTGCTGGCAGCCATCGACGTGGCGCAACAGGCGCGCGCGCGCGGCATTATGCAAACGGTGCTGGTGTTGTTGACCGATGGGCGAGCGAACGTTGGATTGCGCGCCGGGCGCGATCAGGTTGCCGAAGAGTTGCAAACACTCGGTCGTGCGGTGGTAGCATCCGGTATTCAGACAATTGTGGTTGATACGCAGCGAACATACCTGAGCCGGGGCGAGGCGCGCAAACTCGCCGAATGGCTCGCCGGAGAGTATGTGTACCTCCCCAATGCACAGGGCGATCAGATCGCCGCGCTGGCGGTCGAGCGTGTGGATCGGAGGCTCTGACTATCGTAGTGAGCAGTTCGACGCATTGCTGTCCACGCTGTATCCTTGCTTCAACTGTTACAAATCTGGAGTGCAACGTGATGCTCAATCCGGTCAAAGTTTCCAATACTTCGTCTGAAAAACAGAACGTGCTTCTCAGCGAGATAGATCGCCTCAACGAGCAGTTGTCTCTGCGATTCAAAAGTAAATTCGTTGTTCAACCTTCCCTCTCGCGCCTTCTCGTCAGTTTTCAGGCTAACAAGACGAGACCTGTCTATCGCTGCTATTATGACCTCTCCGCCCTACTGTAACCGTTACGATTACACGCGCACGTATGCCCTGGAGCTGGCCCTGCCCGGCATCGATAAGCAAGGGCTGCTGCGCCTCCGCCAGGAGATGCTCAGTTGTACCGTGGAAAATCGCACCAAAGATTTGCTAAGCATTAATCCACGATGGACGACGGCGCTGGCTGCTGCTGATGA
Encoded here:
- a CDS encoding FHA domain-containing protein; its protein translation is MTTRQALAQEIADAQRTISALTEEIAATRSYIAANEQALQNQPSSLRAITEEGLAKARASLARKEAELQIAQQTLANAQRTLAKVEEIGRKQEEIRKLEQDQATINALLERARSELARLETELLTMTGPVSVPPFALVLNDGRTVALPTDRAEMLIGCQDPADHIFPDIDLSPFDARSSGVSRRHALLRYASGQWTITDLGSANGTFVNDAALTPQTPVALPDGAVVRLGAFVVTFRSRAQSKTVRL
- the bchD gene encoding magnesium chelatase ATPase subunit D, whose translation is MATLPLPALVGLELAQQALLLLAVEPRLRGMAVGAPAGAGKSSLARGMRDLLCSDDRSVPFVELPLGIDEAGLLGGLDIEATLRVGRRVARAGALARADGGILYADQVNLLPDAIINPLIAAIDTGEVRLEREGLSIRSPARFVFIGSYDPAEGLPRRHLLDRLGLLLVLPRTMNEQARAEIVRRNMSRAPAQASDAYTDELDLLRGLVLAAREQLPQVQIADEQIEQLLAMATLCGVEGHRADTFAVYAACATAALGLRDRVEQEDLELAVRLVILPRATRLPPPPDQPPDQAPPPPPPDAENDTSDAPPEPPSDEELTIPPEQVLSALAAELPVELEQLPFRALRRGKTGSRGTVAGKRGRHIRSIPGDPRRGRIDVSATLRVAAPFQPLRRSQAGADAQSSRVLLRADDLRIKQYRSKAGALFLFAVDASGSMALHRMRQAKGAVHALLQKAYVHRDRVALLAFRGQSAELLLPPSQSVELARRALDLLPTGGGTPLAAALLAAIDVAQQARARGIMQTVLVLLTDGRANVGLRAGRDQVAEELQTLGRAVVASGIQTIVVDTQRTYLSRGEARKLAEWLAGEYVYLPNAQGDQIAALAVERVDRRL